The following are from one region of the Vibrio parahaemolyticus genome:
- a CDS encoding LuxR C-terminal-related transcriptional regulator gives MEHQTTRNVILITEGSLQSSLLKDVLETKLGINVLLITPENLASPFVRNRPISAIVLDYSVITDEVFARYMEFKTPNLTGTLEILINCDKSISTDELFVWRSLAGIFYTSDDIQTLQTGIDKVLQGDMWFSRKFAQQYITHLRRHSRPINKNVPAILTKREQQIITFLSMGASNQQIAEQLFVSENTVKTHLHNIFKKIDVKNRVQALIWAKENISEQSIVVV, from the coding sequence ATGGAGCATCAAACTACAAGGAATGTCATCTTAATTACGGAGGGCAGTCTACAGTCATCTCTCTTAAAGGATGTTTTGGAAACGAAGCTCGGTATTAACGTTCTACTGATCACTCCCGAAAATCTTGCTAGCCCATTTGTTAGAAATCGACCTATATCAGCGATTGTCCTAGATTACAGCGTTATCACAGATGAAGTGTTTGCTCGTTATATGGAATTTAAAACCCCCAATTTAACTGGAACGCTTGAAATCCTCATCAACTGCGACAAATCTATCTCAACGGATGAGCTCTTTGTCTGGCGTTCACTTGCCGGCATTTTCTATACCTCAGACGATATACAAACCTTACAAACGGGCATTGACAAGGTGCTCCAAGGCGATATGTGGTTCAGTCGTAAATTCGCACAGCAGTACATTACTCACCTGCGTCGTCATAGCAGGCCAATTAATAAGAACGTTCCGGCAATATTGACCAAACGGGAACAACAGATCATTACGTTTTTATCTATGGGGGCCTCTAATCAACAAATAGCTGAGCAGTTATTTGTAAGCGAAAATACGGTTAAAACGCATCTTCACAATATTTTTAAAAAGATTGATGTAAAAAACAGAGTGCAAGCGCTGATTTGGGCGAAAGAAAATATATCAGAACAATCTATAGTAGTTGTTTGA
- a CDS encoding calcium-binding protein, with protein MSTSDNDTYLGDAGANNDIADFDGGDDLFIGYGGNDSFVGGGGDDYIIGGAGNDRLTGGAGDDVLRAGTGNDYLGGGTGNDLLLGLLGDNKLNGGVGEDILVAGSGDNVLVGGSDSDKFVFTDKFGGHGEAKVVDFTIGEDSLHIISDTVTEFGDLTFSYDAAGNAVFTDGADLTVKLIGVTETDINTYGADLFVI; from the coding sequence ATGAGCACAAGTGACAATGACACGTATTTAGGCGATGCAGGCGCAAACAACGATATCGCTGATTTCGATGGCGGTGATGATCTGTTTATCGGTTATGGCGGTAATGATTCGTTTGTTGGTGGCGGCGGTGATGACTACATCATTGGCGGCGCGGGCAATGATCGTCTAACCGGTGGTGCTGGTGACGACGTCCTGAGAGCTGGTACGGGAAATGATTATCTTGGCGGAGGTACGGGAAATGACTTGCTACTAGGTCTTCTCGGCGACAATAAACTGAACGGCGGCGTCGGGGAAGATATCCTTGTCGCAGGTTCAGGTGATAACGTTTTAGTTGGTGGCAGTGACAGCGACAAATTTGTGTTCACTGACAAGTTTGGTGGTCATGGTGAAGCGAAGGTAGTGGATTTCACTATCGGTGAAGACTCACTTCACATCATTAGTGACACCGTGACAGAGTTTGGCGATTTAACTTTCAGCTACGATGCGGCTGGCAATGCAGTATTTACTGACGGCGCAGATTTAACCGTTAAGCTGATTGGTGTTACTGAAACAGATATTAACACCTACGGTGCCGATTTATTTGTTATTTAA
- a CDS encoding chromosome segregation ATPase translates to MNDFEKELAQISQEAAEEPEVKLPSLEEQKAIAAELKKLEAEGKLTPEILEQYFGKFNQKNSVPVH, encoded by the coding sequence ATGAACGACTTCGAAAAAGAACTAGCGCAGATTTCTCAAGAAGCTGCAGAGGAGCCAGAAGTAAAGCTGCCTTCGCTAGAAGAGCAAAAAGCCATTGCGGCTGAGCTTAAAAAGCTAGAAGCAGAAGGCAAGTTAACGCCAGAAATTTTGGAGCAATACTTCGGCAAGTTTAATCAGAAAAATTCTGTTCCGGTTCATTAA
- a CDS encoding methyl-accepting chemotaxis protein, which produces MLKLHSLSIKQKVVLGITFAVLASTIIVGVMAQRHARDVLSHRLIDIELPAMLQQINTEIDREVVQMQQAAKQLATNEFVVEALKNTDHPQFSETQLVQQLNNIKSQYGLNDASVANRKTAYYWNQNGFLRQLNHSLDAWFFGFTSSGRETSVSVFQEANGEVKMFTNYQDLNGISMSGLSKSMDDMVSLLNSFQIEDTGYVFLTNEKGDIQIHRQQGKNKTSIAQLFGSNANQLLNKNSFNLINVEFEGKDNFVASLYVPSMNWFVVGVVPVDEVFADLNATGQKMMITTIVVALVFILMGVLLANSITKPIRLIADRFTDLGQGEGDLSQRIEIRGNDEIAQLSKGFNGFIEKIHATMKEVSLTSGALSQAADSVSSKATSTYDNSQEQRDQTIQVVAAINQMGATISEIASNAATAADTANQASDNTQTGREVVMKAKEVISRLADDVETTNIVVTQLASTTKDIGSILGVIRDISEQTNLLALNAAIEAARAGEQGRGFAVVADEVRNLASRTADSTEEIQRMINQLQSDAQDAVSAMEAGKAVTFEGVASTDEAVEVLVNISERITDISDRNTQVATATEEQSTVVHTINQNIEEINAINEMTTATAEELAGASRDLQELSSRLDKMVGSFKL; this is translated from the coding sequence ATGTTGAAACTTCATTCTCTGAGTATCAAACAAAAGGTTGTACTTGGTATTACTTTTGCTGTTCTTGCATCAACCATTATCGTTGGTGTGATGGCTCAACGCCATGCGAGAGACGTGTTAAGTCACCGCCTGATTGATATTGAGTTGCCAGCCATGCTGCAACAAATTAACACTGAAATTGACCGCGAAGTTGTGCAAATGCAGCAAGCGGCGAAGCAACTAGCAACAAACGAATTTGTTGTCGAAGCGCTAAAAAATACTGATCACCCACAGTTTTCTGAAACGCAGCTTGTTCAGCAGCTAAACAACATCAAATCTCAGTATGGATTGAATGACGCATCGGTCGCAAACCGTAAAACGGCGTACTACTGGAACCAAAATGGTTTCTTGCGTCAGCTAAACCATTCGCTAGACGCGTGGTTCTTTGGTTTCACCTCTTCGGGTCGCGAAACATCAGTGAGTGTTTTCCAAGAAGCTAATGGTGAAGTGAAAATGTTCACTAACTACCAAGACTTAAACGGTATCTCGATGTCGGGTCTATCTAAGTCGATGGATGACATGGTGTCACTTCTAAATAGCTTCCAAATTGAGGACACAGGTTACGTGTTCTTAACGAATGAAAAAGGTGACATTCAAATTCATCGTCAACAAGGCAAAAACAAAACGTCGATTGCGCAGCTTTTTGGCAGCAACGCGAATCAACTGCTGAACAAAAACAGCTTCAACCTAATTAATGTCGAGTTTGAAGGTAAGGACAATTTCGTCGCGAGTTTGTATGTGCCGTCCATGAACTGGTTTGTTGTTGGCGTCGTGCCTGTTGACGAAGTGTTTGCTGACCTCAATGCAACTGGCCAAAAAATGATGATCACAACCATTGTAGTGGCGTTGGTGTTCATTTTGATGGGCGTATTGCTTGCAAACAGTATCACTAAGCCAATTCGTTTGATTGCAGATCGCTTTACCGATCTTGGTCAAGGCGAAGGTGATTTATCACAGCGTATTGAAATTCGTGGCAATGATGAAATCGCGCAACTTTCTAAAGGTTTCAACGGATTTATTGAGAAAATCCACGCAACCATGAAAGAGGTATCTTTGACGAGCGGTGCACTGAGTCAAGCGGCAGACAGCGTGTCGAGCAAAGCAACGTCAACGTACGACAATAGCCAAGAGCAACGTGACCAGACGATTCAAGTGGTTGCAGCGATCAACCAAATGGGCGCGACAATCAGTGAAATTGCGTCTAACGCAGCGACGGCAGCCGATACTGCAAACCAAGCGTCTGATAATACTCAGACGGGTCGTGAAGTTGTGATGAAAGCGAAAGAAGTGATCAGCCGTCTTGCTGACGATGTGGAAACGACAAACATTGTTGTGACACAGCTTGCTTCTACAACGAAAGATATCGGCTCTATCCTTGGTGTAATCCGCGATATCTCTGAGCAAACAAACTTGTTGGCACTGAACGCAGCGATTGAAGCGGCACGCGCAGGTGAGCAAGGTCGAGGCTTTGCGGTAGTTGCAGATGAAGTTCGTAACCTAGCGTCGCGCACTGCCGATTCAACGGAAGAGATTCAACGTATGATCAACCAGCTTCAAAGTGATGCTCAGGACGCAGTAAGCGCGATGGAAGCTGGCAAAGCGGTCACATTTGAGGGTGTGGCTTCGACGGATGAAGCAGTAGAAGTGCTGGTGAATATCTCTGAACGCATTACGGATATCTCCGATCGAAACACGCAAGTTGCGACGGCAACGGAAGAGCAATCTACCGTGGTTCATACGATCAATCAGAATATTGAAGAAATCAACGCGATCAACGAGATGACAACTGCAACGGCGGAAGAGTTGGCTGGCGCAAGCCGCGATCTTCAAGAGCTTTCATCTCGCCTAGATAAGATGGTTGGTAGCTTCAAACTCTAG
- a CDS encoding DUF4381 domain-containing protein has translation MTTNNQSLNLEPLILPNAPDWFPLAWGWWAMLAAIVLFVLGVYLYAKWRKKRLLAKKTALKLLTQSVTPHTPSSALEILRQAALSYFPREDIAPLTGMAWYEFLDSHTKETRFVDKQQQWQAALYQKSPQEQHQDLIDDCAFWITHALPPKKKANTRD, from the coding sequence ATGACAACAAACAACCAAAGCCTAAACCTTGAACCTTTGATTTTGCCGAACGCTCCGGATTGGTTCCCACTTGCGTGGGGATGGTGGGCAATGCTTGCGGCGATCGTTCTTTTTGTTTTAGGTGTATATTTGTATGCAAAATGGCGTAAAAAGCGCTTACTTGCCAAAAAAACGGCATTAAAGCTTTTGACTCAATCCGTCACACCTCATACGCCTTCCTCTGCTCTGGAAATTCTGCGTCAAGCAGCATTGAGTTACTTCCCACGTGAAGACATCGCCCCGTTAACTGGAATGGCATGGTATGAATTTCTCGACAGTCATACCAAAGAGACTCGATTCGTAGACAAACAACAACAGTGGCAAGCCGCGTTATATCAAAAGTCGCCTCAAGAGCAACATCAAGATTTGATCGACGATTGTGCCTTTTGGATAACTCACGCTTTGCCACCGAAGAAAAAGGCAAACACCCGTGACTGA
- the cpsQ gene encoding cyclic-di-GMP-binding transcriptional regulator CpsQ translates to MRNIMEQYTEKPEILMLTQQSLQSENFKEMLSKNTETKITIIDAKNPSYHELIPDRYFLLVDFSVDTPSDTLVYLKDSNKVLGTIMLNLGYDLDTEELASWPHVKGIFGPLDSMEKVCRGLGAIVKGDNWLSRRLLDQLVNYYKGKESNNVSEPAIEVELTRREIQVLKMLKEGGSNMEIADSLFISEHTIKSHLYNIFRKLEVKNRTQATSWAKRNL, encoded by the coding sequence ATGAGAAACATTATGGAACAGTACACGGAAAAGCCTGAAATCCTAATGCTCACTCAACAAAGTTTACAGAGTGAAAACTTTAAGGAAATGCTTTCTAAAAATACAGAAACGAAGATAACAATCATCGATGCTAAAAACCCTAGCTATCATGAACTCATCCCAGATCGTTACTTTTTATTGGTTGACTTTTCAGTTGATACACCTTCTGACACTTTAGTTTATCTAAAGGATAGCAATAAAGTGCTAGGTACTATCATGCTTAATCTGGGTTATGACTTAGATACCGAAGAGCTAGCGTCTTGGCCTCATGTCAAAGGCATATTTGGTCCATTGGACTCTATGGAAAAGGTTTGTCGAGGATTAGGGGCCATTGTTAAAGGAGATAATTGGCTATCAAGAAGACTGTTGGATCAATTGGTAAATTATTACAAAGGAAAAGAATCGAATAACGTTTCAGAGCCTGCAATTGAAGTAGAACTGACACGACGCGAAATTCAGGTTCTTAAAATGTTGAAGGAGGGTGGTTCAAATATGGAAATAGCTGACTCACTCTTTATCAGTGAACATACTATTAAATCGCATCTATACAATATTTTTAGAAAGTTAGAAGTGAAAAATAGGACGCAAGCCACAAGTTGGGCAAAAAGAAACCTCTAG
- a CDS encoding type I secretion system permease/ATPase — MQKTVFKEVRQKLCTLAGLLIGFSLFINLLVLAIPLYMLQVYNRVISSYSTDTLLLLTIIVLAALFTMSIIDIARAQMSKSFGFWMDAKLSVFMLKRSIQYQSHTGKSYTSQVLRDIQTIKSFLSSQAPYPLLDAPWTPLFILFVYLLHPLLGHIALLGSVVLFSLGLINELMTRKTMQESEVRAISHISSAELATQNANSILAMGMMNAFLEQWQSRVQSVSVLEERVAGKSIYMANFSKFVRGSLQIFLLGGGAWLVIQHEITAGAMIASSILMSRALSPMEQAIGTWRSAMSARMAYKRLKEIDAIVRQDESDMPLPKPKGHYELTGLTYRHPGATEPVLSSITLSIPPGVSVGVIGPSGTGKSTFARLLLGNIRPLAGKVTLDGMEVSTWASEDRGVHVGYLAQEVELFPGTIRENIARFKQEDPAKVIKAAQLAGCHELILKKNKGYDFIIGENGRGLSGGERQRIALARAVYGDPSIVVFDEANANLDGEGEAAYQRLIAYLKSQGSTIVVIAHNPSTLRQMDRLLYLADGRAKLYGARDEVLKRLMGEDRTDIPRVKNEQSAASR; from the coding sequence GTGCAGAAAACAGTTTTCAAAGAAGTCAGACAAAAACTATGCACGCTTGCAGGTTTGCTGATCGGTTTTAGTCTCTTCATTAATTTACTCGTACTTGCTATCCCACTTTATATGTTGCAAGTGTACAACCGAGTCATCTCATCTTATTCGACTGACACCTTGTTGCTTCTTACCATCATCGTGTTGGCGGCTTTGTTTACTATGTCTATTATCGATATTGCTCGTGCACAAATGAGTAAATCGTTCGGATTTTGGATGGACGCGAAACTTTCAGTGTTCATGCTTAAACGAAGCATTCAGTATCAATCGCATACTGGAAAGAGTTACACCTCTCAGGTTCTTCGAGATATTCAAACCATAAAAAGCTTTTTGAGCAGCCAAGCCCCTTATCCTTTGTTAGACGCTCCCTGGACACCGCTGTTTATTTTGTTCGTCTATCTACTCCATCCTTTGCTTGGGCATATTGCGTTGCTTGGTTCTGTCGTTCTGTTTAGCTTAGGTTTGATCAACGAGTTGATGACGAGAAAGACGATGCAAGAAAGTGAAGTTAGGGCCATTTCTCATATTAGTAGTGCAGAGTTAGCGACACAAAACGCCAACTCTATTTTAGCCATGGGGATGATGAACGCATTTTTGGAACAGTGGCAATCGCGAGTACAGAGTGTCAGTGTGCTTGAAGAGCGAGTTGCCGGAAAATCGATTTATATGGCTAACTTTTCTAAATTTGTTCGTGGCTCTTTGCAAATATTTTTACTCGGCGGTGGCGCATGGTTGGTTATTCAGCATGAAATCACGGCGGGTGCGATGATCGCGAGCTCTATTCTGATGAGCAGGGCATTATCGCCGATGGAGCAAGCGATAGGAACATGGCGCAGCGCGATGTCTGCGCGAATGGCTTATAAACGGTTAAAGGAGATTGATGCGATTGTTCGTCAAGACGAATCTGACATGCCGTTACCTAAACCGAAAGGCCATTATGAGTTAACCGGACTCACTTACCGTCACCCGGGTGCGACTGAACCAGTGCTGTCTTCTATCACATTATCAATCCCGCCGGGTGTGTCCGTCGGAGTAATTGGCCCTTCTGGCACTGGCAAATCGACATTTGCTCGCTTATTGCTTGGTAACATTCGGCCTTTAGCTGGAAAGGTGACTTTAGATGGCATGGAAGTGTCGACTTGGGCATCTGAAGATCGAGGTGTTCACGTTGGCTATTTGGCCCAAGAGGTGGAGCTATTTCCAGGAACCATTCGTGAGAACATCGCGCGTTTTAAACAAGAAGATCCAGCGAAGGTGATCAAAGCTGCACAATTAGCGGGTTGTCACGAATTAATCCTCAAAAAGAACAAAGGTTACGACTTCATTATTGGCGAAAATGGTCGTGGACTGTCGGGTGGTGAACGACAAAGGATTGCGCTAGCACGAGCTGTCTATGGTGATCCTTCTATCGTCGTCTTTGATGAAGCAAACGCCAATCTAGACGGAGAAGGAGAGGCTGCGTATCAGCGTCTTATCGCTTATCTAAAATCTCAGGGCTCAACCATTGTGGTTATCGCCCATAATCCAAGCACATTGAGGCAAATGGATCGATTGCTGTATTTAGCTGATGGCCGCGCCAAACTTTATGGTGCTCGAGATGAAGTGTTGAAGCGTTTAATGGGCGAGGACAGAACGGATATTCCAAGGGTGAAAAATGAGCAATCAGCAGCCAGTCGTTAA
- a CDS encoding DUF58 domain-containing protein, which produces MSANHPLPPHANGVTLTLEELLQYRTQSVRWLPPAQSIWSQMSGNHTSRQKGRGMDFMEVRQYQAGDDIRSIDWRVTARTGKAHTKLFAEDKEQAVILYLDLSSSLHFGSKYVLKSVQLAHFASVLIWLTLAKKDRIGAVIDDGHQCLEFRPSSLQKQGLRILNAVVDTHNAQLTQDPNHETRTMPYSQVLETLHTLTPKGSELILLSDFAHVEERKLTQLRRLKQHNSVRAIQFYDPLERGETDFRGQAKASDGRRSQWFNFGSTGQRKALETHFTQHQESIKQQCHSMAIPFNTLSSGWPLIQQLS; this is translated from the coding sequence ATGTCTGCAAACCATCCATTACCGCCTCATGCGAATGGGGTGACATTAACACTGGAAGAACTGCTTCAATATCGCACGCAGTCGGTACGTTGGTTGCCACCGGCACAAAGCATTTGGTCGCAGATGAGCGGCAACCATACGAGCCGACAAAAAGGTCGTGGTATGGACTTTATGGAAGTGCGCCAGTATCAAGCCGGAGATGACATTCGCAGCATCGACTGGCGAGTCACAGCGCGCACCGGAAAAGCACACACTAAATTGTTTGCGGAAGACAAAGAACAAGCGGTGATTTTGTATCTCGACCTCAGCTCAAGCCTTCACTTTGGCTCAAAGTACGTATTGAAGTCAGTACAACTCGCTCATTTCGCCAGTGTTCTTATTTGGCTCACATTAGCCAAAAAAGATCGTATTGGCGCAGTGATTGATGATGGACACCAATGCTTAGAATTTCGCCCTTCCTCTTTGCAAAAACAGGGGCTACGGATTCTCAATGCGGTCGTTGATACCCATAACGCGCAGTTGACTCAAGACCCAAATCATGAGACTCGCACAATGCCATATTCGCAAGTGTTAGAAACACTCCACACACTCACGCCAAAAGGCAGTGAACTGATTCTACTCAGTGACTTTGCACATGTAGAAGAAAGAAAGCTAACGCAACTGCGTCGCCTTAAACAACACAACAGCGTGAGAGCCATTCAGTTTTACGACCCATTGGAAAGAGGAGAAACCGACTTTCGTGGCCAAGCAAAAGCCTCTGATGGCCGTCGTAGCCAATGGTTCAACTTCGGCTCAACAGGACAAAGAAAAGCGCTCGAAACACACTTTACTCAACACCAAGAATCCATCAAACAACAGTGTCATTCGATGGCTATTCCATTTAACACACTATCAAGTGGTTGGCCTTTGATTCAGCAATTAAGCTAA
- a CDS encoding AAA family ATPase — translation MHKSNFETLQHYLESQIIGQHDLVKQLLIALLADGHILVEGPPGLAKTRAVKSLSDCVEGDFHRIQFTPDLLPADLTGTDIFRPETGEFTFQSGPIFNSLILADEINRAPAKVQAAMLEAMAEKQVTAGRHTYALPELFLVMATQNPIEQEGTYPLPEAQLDRFLLHLEVDYPDAEHELAILRINRGEAKGECSIERPSLSQQDIFTARQEVLDIHMAEAIEQYIVRLVMATRRASEYDSELDKWLAMGVSPRATIALDRCARAHAWLAGRDFVSPEDVQAMAYPVLRHRLLLSYHAQAEGVTANQVIDKLLSLVGSA, via the coding sequence ATGCATAAATCAAACTTCGAAACTCTTCAGCATTATTTAGAGTCTCAGATCATTGGCCAGCATGATCTGGTTAAACAACTGTTGATCGCCCTTCTTGCTGACGGGCATATTTTGGTTGAGGGTCCTCCGGGACTTGCTAAAACTCGCGCCGTAAAATCACTGTCTGATTGCGTAGAAGGCGACTTCCATCGCATTCAGTTCACCCCAGATTTGCTACCTGCCGATTTAACTGGTACGGATATTTTCCGACCAGAAACAGGCGAGTTCACATTCCAATCTGGGCCGATTTTCAATTCACTCATTCTTGCGGATGAAATCAACCGTGCGCCAGCCAAAGTACAAGCCGCAATGCTTGAAGCGATGGCAGAAAAGCAAGTCACCGCAGGTCGCCACACCTACGCGCTGCCTGAGCTATTCTTGGTCATGGCGACGCAAAACCCGATAGAACAAGAAGGTACTTACCCTCTTCCAGAAGCTCAGCTCGATCGCTTTTTGCTTCACTTAGAAGTGGATTACCCAGATGCAGAACATGAATTAGCGATCTTGCGGATCAATCGTGGTGAGGCAAAAGGTGAATGCTCTATTGAGCGCCCAAGCTTGAGTCAGCAAGACATCTTCACCGCGCGCCAAGAAGTGCTCGACATCCACATGGCAGAAGCCATTGAGCAATACATTGTGCGTTTGGTGATGGCAACACGCCGAGCAAGCGAATACGACAGTGAGTTGGATAAATGGCTAGCAATGGGGGTCAGTCCGCGTGCAACCATCGCCCTTGACCGATGCGCTCGTGCTCATGCTTGGTTAGCAGGTCGTGATTTTGTCTCTCCTGAAGATGTCCAAGCAATGGCGTACCCAGTGTTACGTCACCGATTATTGCTCAGCTACCACGCTCAAGCAGAAGGCGTAACGGCAAATCAAGTCATCGATAAGTTGCTAAGCTTGGTTGGCAGCGCATAA
- a CDS encoding HlyD family type I secretion periplasmic adaptor subunit — protein sequence MSNQQPVVNELPAEKVYRFSSDANLSFKKPILLGVATLSFFLGGLGYWAATAKLESAAIAYGDLSVLTKRQEIQHLEGGIIEKLYVQEGDLVKKGQPLVQLSQRQPMAKLDAVSGQYIHTLAKENRLSAELDELADISWSGDLEAIPRVNIVKEAQLVQNKIFTARKRFFESKLSIIEQSISGASLELENLKQTKVIERERLNFIEEEIASNQALVQKGFSGKSTLLQLKRLAAEVRSTLSQLDRQSLTVGKRLDENQAKIEELKLERLNEIVEELRNTKKEVVAIREEYRSAQDVVARTSINAPISGRVVNMQVFTEKGVIGSGQTLLELVPQDDKLLVEARVNPQDIDLINPGQQAHVRLTALNARTLAPLDGTVLTVSADKLSQENQDDYYLARISISQDDVAKYRLTSGMNAEVLILSEPRTPLSYLIKPLTESMNRAFREE from the coding sequence ATGAGCAATCAGCAGCCAGTCGTTAACGAACTTCCTGCGGAGAAAGTGTACCGTTTCAGTTCAGATGCTAACTTGAGTTTCAAAAAGCCAATTTTGCTCGGAGTTGCAACGTTAAGCTTTTTCCTAGGCGGTTTAGGATATTGGGCGGCTACCGCAAAGTTAGAGAGTGCTGCTATCGCTTATGGAGATTTGTCTGTTCTAACCAAGCGGCAAGAGATACAACATTTAGAAGGCGGTATCATTGAAAAACTGTATGTTCAAGAGGGCGATTTGGTAAAGAAAGGCCAGCCGCTTGTTCAATTATCGCAACGTCAGCCAATGGCCAAGCTAGATGCAGTTAGTGGTCAGTACATTCACACGCTAGCGAAGGAAAACCGGCTGAGTGCCGAATTGGATGAATTAGCGGATATCTCGTGGTCTGGTGATCTAGAAGCGATTCCTCGTGTAAACATCGTAAAAGAAGCCCAGTTAGTGCAAAACAAGATCTTTACTGCCAGAAAGCGTTTTTTTGAGAGCAAGCTTAGTATTATTGAACAAAGTATTTCTGGTGCGAGCTTAGAGCTCGAAAATCTTAAGCAAACCAAAGTCATCGAAAGAGAACGCCTCAACTTTATTGAAGAAGAAATTGCAAGTAACCAAGCTTTGGTCCAGAAGGGGTTTTCTGGCAAATCCACTTTGTTGCAACTCAAACGGCTTGCCGCAGAGGTTCGTAGTACTCTAAGTCAGCTTGATCGGCAATCTTTAACCGTTGGGAAAAGGTTAGACGAGAACCAAGCTAAGATAGAAGAGTTAAAGCTCGAAAGATTGAATGAAATCGTCGAAGAGTTGCGGAATACCAAAAAAGAAGTCGTTGCCATTCGTGAAGAGTATCGATCTGCTCAAGATGTGGTGGCTAGAACTTCAATTAATGCGCCAATCTCAGGCCGCGTGGTGAACATGCAAGTGTTCACTGAAAAGGGGGTTATTGGTTCAGGACAAACGTTGTTAGAGTTAGTGCCTCAAGATGATAAGTTGCTTGTTGAAGCAAGAGTCAATCCGCAAGACATTGACTTGATCAATCCAGGACAACAAGCGCATGTGCGATTAACCGCTCTGAATGCAAGAACATTGGCTCCTCTCGATGGCACGGTGCTGACTGTTTCTGCGGATAAACTGTCACAAGAAAACCAAGATGACTATTACCTAGCACGAATCTCAATTTCTCAAGATGATGTTGCCAAGTACCGTTTGACATCCGGAATGAACGCCGAAGTACTCATTTTGTCTGAGCCTCGAACACCGCTGAGTTATTTGATTAAGCCACTGACAGAAAGCATGAACCGAGCATTTCGAGAAGAATAG